From Toxorhynchites rutilus septentrionalis strain SRP chromosome 2, ASM2978413v1, whole genome shotgun sequence, a single genomic window includes:
- the LOC129771714 gene encoding uncharacterized protein LOC129771714: MIALTNFQTARALARKVITEAKQNSWMEFLDCINIQRLHQMSITSTSELWNKVNLLSGKKASNCYSLEINGTFTEDPGIIADLLADHLADHFATISATSNYTNEFKAIKAEAELKVFPPASEQSVLEVIPKNTEVLAYADDLLLMARNAFPEIARRRLQEGISAVSNWANSIGFKFSAEKSNIMHCCKYGSFDGNLTGFGVFANNTELKFQLPSICSVYSAEIAALLVATSLCDNDSKVVIFSDSYSALRALQSGDSKRPWIPIEEKITGKDITFCWVPGHCGIQGNEQADRLAKEGRLSELWTTSHPANDTIRWVS; the protein is encoded by the exons TAACAAACTTCCAAACGGCTAGAGCTCTAGCTAGGAAGGTAATAACCGAAGCCAAGCAAAACAGTTGGATGGAATTTCTTGATTGCATCAACATTCAACGATTGCATCAAATGAGTATTACTTCGACATCTGAACTTTGGAACAAGGTCAACTTACTTAGTGGCAAGAAAGCTTCAAACTGCTATTCCCTCGAGATTAATGGCACCTTCACCGAAGATCCAGGCATCATAGCCGACCTTCTAGCCGACCATCTAGCCGACCACTTCGCCACTATTTCAGCCACCTCCAACTACACTAACGAATTCAAGGCTATTAAGGCGGAGGCGGAACTTAAAGTGTTTCCTCCTGCTTCGGAACag TCGGTTCTAGAGGTTATCCCTAAAAACACCGAGGTACTGGCCTATGCAGACGATCTACTGCTGATGGCAAGAAATGCTTTCCCAGAAATCGCCCGCAGAAGACTGCAGGAAGGAATCTCGGCTGTTAGTAACTGGGCAAATTCCATCGGGTTTAAATTTTCGGCAGAGAAGTCCAATATAATGCACTGCTGCAAAT atgggTCTTTTGATGGAAACCTAACAGGGTTTGGAGTTTTTGCCAATAACACGGAGCTAAAATTCCAACTGCCTTCCATATGTTCGGTATACTCCGCCGAAATTGCCGCTCTCCTTGTCGCGACATCACTCTGTGATAACGACAGTAAAGTGGTGATCTTCTCAGATTCCTATAGTGCATTACGGGCGCTACAAAGTGGCGATAGTAAACGCCCTTGGATACCcattgaggaaaaaattacaGGGAAGGACATCACTTTCTGCTGGGTCCCAGGGCACTGCGGAATCCAGGGTAATGAACAGGCTGATCGTCTCGCCAAGGAGGGTAGGCTCTCCGAACTATGGACCACCTCCCACCCAGCAAATGACACCATCAGATGGGTCAGTTAA